The Liquorilactobacillus nagelii DSM 13675 DNA window GTTGGACCTTCAACTGCAAGGCCATCTCCAGAATTCAAGAATAAGCTAGCTAAGAGTTTAATTGCTTGCTGACCACCTTGAGTGAACATAATGTTTTCAACGGAGCACTCAACATTTAGTTGGTGAATATAATTAGTTAGTTTTTTTCGTAAGTTAAGATCACCCAAAACAGATCGATATTGAAATAAGTCAGGGGCAGCAGTTGCCAAACGTTGTTGAAAGGCTTGTTGCAGTTTCTCTTGTGGAAAAAGGGCAGCATCAGGATAACCACCGGAAAACGAAATGGCATTTGTTTGGTCGCTGAGTGAAAATAAATCAGCTAAGCTAGATGATCCTTGAAAATTACGGACTGCATTTTTTGGCAACATATTAAGCTCCTCCTTGTTTTTTATGCTTGTTATTAGTGTAGTCTAGTTTTATAATTAAGTAAAATTCATTTTATTCATGATAAAGTGAAACTGATTCACTTTATGAAAGGGGGAGTTTTAATGTCAACATTTGCATATGAGGTTTTTAGTGAAGTAGCCAAACAAAAAACTTTTTTTGCTGCGGCTAATCAATTGAATGTCACACCATCAGCGATTAGTCATTCAATTTCAAATTTAGAAAAAGATTTGGGCTTTTCTTTGTTTATTCGTAATCGGACAGGAGTCAAATTAACACCAGATGGTGAAAAAATTTTGCCAGTTATCCAGGACATCTTAAATGCAGAAGCCAAATTGGCTGAGGAATCAGCACGGATTAATGGGTTGAATCAAGGAAGAATTCGAATCGGTGCTTTTAGTAGTGTTTGCATCAATTGGTTACCGGATATTATTCGTGAGTTTAAAAAAAGTTATCCCGAAATTGAACTTTCAGTTTCACAAGGTAATTTTAATGCAGTAGCAGAACAAGTTCGGCTTGGAACCTTGGATATTGGCTTTAGTGCTTTGCCAATTAAAGAAAAACTTGAGGTAATTCCTTTACATCGTGATCCGATTTACTGTGTAGCTCCAGAAAAATTTAAACCAGCGGAAAGTCGGATTGTGACAGCTGATGATATACGTGGCAAAAATTTTATTTTACAACAAATTGATTATGACCGGGATACTAAAAAGGCCCTGGACACTTATGATGTATCCTTAAACTCAATTGATTATAGTATTGATGATGCTTCAATAATTGCGATGGTTGAAAGTGGACTAGGATTAGGAATTTTGCCAGAACTAGCTTTACAGAAATTGTCAGGCAATGTAACGTTCTATCCATTTAAGGAGCATTTTTATCGGACTATTTGTTTAGTGACTCATACTGAAGCAAAACAAACTCCATCAACTAAAGCATTTATTAAAGCTATTCAAGATTATTTACAAAGTCGATATGGACAAGAATGGTGAAAAACAAATAAATTTCTCTTAAATAAAAAAAGATTATAAAAGGGTATTGCAATTCACAAATTATGTGCTATGATTTAAAAACATGATTTTTGCAAGCCTTTTTCTTTGTCAAATTTTGAGGAGGATCACAGTGAAAGAACTGACCAAAGGAAGTCCGATTAGATTAATTTTAATGTTTACTTTTCCATTGTTAATTGGAAATTTATTTCAGCAATTTTATAGCATATCAGATACGTTGATTGTCGGACAAACGTTAGGGGTCAAGGCTTTAGCCGCTGTTGGTTCAACTGGCAGTATTCAATTTTTAATTATCGGATTTGCTCAAGGATTGACGGCTGGGCTTTCAATTTTAACGGCGCAATATTTTGGGGCACATGATTATAAAAAAGTAAAACAAAGCTTCGCAGTTAATATTATTATTTGTCTGGTAATGACAATTATTTTAACGGCACTGAGCTTGTTCTTTGTAGAAGATATTTTAGAATTGATGAAAACTCCGGCAGCCATTGAAGCGAATGCCAGAACTTTTATTTCAATTATTTTTGCGGGAATTTTTGCATCGATGGCATTTAACTTACTTTCGAATATTATTCGTGCGCTAGGTGATAGCAGGACGCCCTTGTATTTTTTGATAATTGCCGCTTTATTAAATATTGTTTTAGAATTAGTTTTCATTTTAGTTTTTAAGCTAGGGGTAGCTGGAGCAGGCTATGCAACTGTTATTGCCCAGATCTTTTCGGTCGTTTTATGTATCTGGTATATTATCCGACGAATACCATTACTCCAAGTTACTAAGCGGGATTTCCAAGCAATTAGCTGGGTCGAAATTGGGCACCACTTGTATATCGGACTGCCAATGGCCTTTCAGACTTCAATTATTGCTATTGGATCGATTATGATCCAGTCAGCTTTAAATAGTCTTGGAACAACTGCAGTTGCCGCAACGACTGCTGCTAGCAAAATTGATCAATTAGCGATTCAGCCAATGATGTCTTTTGGGATTGGCATGGCAACATTTACAGCACAAAATTATGGAGCGCGGCTGTATGATCGTATTTTACAAGGGGTTAAACAATGTTTAGCAGTTTCAATCTTATTTAGTTTAGCAGCTGGTTTTTCAGTTATTTTCTTTGGCAAAGCAATGGTTTCCCTGTTTGTTGGTAATTCAGCAACTGAGGTTTTGCAGTTAGCTCAAGTTTATTTCAATGTCAATGGCTCATTTTATTTTGTACTAGCAACCTTGTTTGTTTTACGCTATACTTTGCAAGGACTTGGACAAAGTATTGTTCCAACTCTAGCTGGAATAGCAGAATTAACAATGAGAAGCTTAGCAGCATTGTTGTTAGCAACTTCTTGGGGGTATATTGGGACTTGTTTTGCTAATCCTTTGGCTTGGTTTGGTTCTTGTTCAGTGCTGTTGTTTTCTTATTTTAAGGCAATTAAGATGCTGCGTTCGCAAAGTAGGCAGTTACAAGCAAAGGAAGATTCAAAAAAGATTCCTTGTTTGGAAGAATAGTGAGCTGTTTTAATTGAGAAGATGTTTTTTAAGGTGTAGAATCAAAAGATAATTAATTAAAGGTGGTTTTTTTATGAGTAATGAATTTAAAATCGGTGAAAAAGTAAAATGCAAAAAATTCGGTGCATTGAATCATGATTTTATTGGCAACATTGAGAAAATCTATGAAAATTCGGCACTTGTTTCAATTCAAGAACATGAAAAAGAAGATGAAGTTGCCGTTAATGATTTCCATAAACGAGTAATTGTTCGACTAACAAATATGAAAAAAATCAGTTAAAAATTGGCTGACAGCTGGAATATTTTATGCTATACTATAATCTGTCTTGCGGGTGTAGTTTAGTGGTAAAATTCCAGCTTCCCAAGCTGATGTCGCGAGTTCGATTCTCGTCACCCGCTTAACCGCCGCAAAGGAGTAGTAAAATGGTAACTGTTTTCAGCAAGTCCGTGTTGATGTGAGACGGATATACAGCCCATTCGAAGCGTGTCTTTGCGATAATTAGATAATTTTTGAGTGGATCTCCGATCAAAAAGAGTGGTACCGCGGGTAATTCTCGTCTCTTACATATATTGTAAGAGGCTTTTTTATTATATGGAGGAAAATTATGGATTTTAAAGAGCAAGTAGTTGCAAGTTTAAAGCAAGTATTACCAACCGAATTAACAACTGAAAAAATAACCGCTTTGTTAGAAGTACCTAAGAATGACAAAATGGGAGATTTAGCTTTTCCAACATTTATTTTGGCAAAATCATTACACCAATCACCAGTTAAGATAGCAGCCGATTTAGCTGAAAAAATTGACCAAACCAATTTTGAAAAAGTTCAAGCAGTTGGACCTTATGTCAACTTCTTTTTAAACAAACAGAAATTGGGAACAGAAATTTTAAGAGCTGTTTTGCAGCAGCAAGCAGAGTATGGGGACCAAGATTTCGGCCATGGTGGGAATGTACCGATTGATATGTCATCACCTAACATTGCTAAACCAATGTCAATGGGACATTTACGCTCAACTGTAATTGGTAATTCGTTAGCTTATTTACTGACAAAAGTAAATTATCATCCAATCAAAATTAATCATTTAGGAGATTGGGGAACTCAATTTGGAAAGTTAATTACAGCTTATAAAAAATGGGGCTCTGAAGCAGAAGTTAAAGCTGATCCAATTAATAAGTTGTTGGCTTATTATGTTCGTTTTCACCAAGAGGATGTGGATCATCCAGAATTAGATGATGAAGCTCGAGCTTGGTTTAAACGGCTGGAAGATGGTGATCCTGAAGCGATGGAACTTTGGAAATGGTTCCGTGAAGTTTCATTGCAAACCTTTATGAAGGTTTATCAACGACTGCATGTTGAATTTGATTCATATAATGGTGAGGCATTTTACAATGATAAAATGGCTGAAATTGTTGAAATTTTGGAGAAAAAGAACTTACTTCAAGAGAGTCAAGGTGCCCAAATTGTTGACTTGAGCAAATATAATTTGAATCCTGCCTTGATCAAGAAAACAGATGGAGCAACACTTTATATTACGCGTGATTTAGCAGCTGCGCTTTATCGGAAACGGACCTATCAGTTTGTTCAATCACTTTATGTTGTGGGTAACGAACAAACTAATCATTTTAAACAATTAAAAGCCGTTTTAAAGGAAATGGGAGAAGACTGGTCTGATCAGGTTCATCACATTCCGTTTGGATTGATTACTCAAGGTGGACATAAATTATCAACCCGTGCTGGTCGAGTAATTTTGTTAGAAAAAGTTTTAGATGATGCTGTTGAATTGGCTCAAAAGCAAATTGAACAAAAAAACCCTGCTCTTAAAAACAAAGCACAAGTTGCCGAACAAGTTGGCGTTGGAGCGGTTATTTTCCATGATTTAAAAAACGAAAGACTGAACAATTTTGATTTTGATTTGGCTGAGGTTGTTCGTTTTGAAGGTGAAACCGGTCCTTATGTCCAATATTCACATGCACGAGCTCAAAGTATTTTGCGTAAAGCCAAGAACTTAGGAGTTGAACCTGCCATAGGGGAAGATATCAGTATTGCACCAGACGAGGATACATGGAATGTTTTGAAACAATTAAATGATTTCCCAGTTGCAATAAAACGGGCTGTTCAAGAATATGAACCTTCAGTTATTGCTAAATATGCATTGCACTTAGCTAAGTCTTTTAATCAATATTATGCTCATACTAGGGTTTTAGCAGAGGACAACCAGCTAGCTAGTCGTTTGGCTTTGGTTAAGAGTGTAGCCATTGTTTTGCAGGAAGCGTTGCGTTTATTAGGAGTAGCTGCTCCCAATGAAATGTGATTGATTACTAAAAAATAAAAACATCTAAGGCTGAACAATTTATTGTTGCAGTCTTTTTTTATTGATAATTAACATAAAAATAAAAAAGCGTTTTCATTTACTGATTTTTTTGATAATATTTTATATGTAAAAGGAAATTGGGGGAAATGCTATGAAAAAAGTTGATCGAAAAAAAATGATTATTGAGCAAATGGAAATATTTAAATTACTTGATAATCATTCACAGCGATTGTTGAGTCAAGCAGCGCATGTACGTGAGTTTAAAAAAGGCGAGTGTATTAATAATGGCATCGATCTGGCAAAGTCGGTCATTATTGTCTTAGAAGGAAAATTGTCTTGCGATCGGTTTCATGCTAATGGGGAGGCTTATTCATTGTTTTTTTTGAAAGAAGAGGAGCACTATCCTTTCATTGATAGGAATTTATCAGAATTCTTAGATTCGCATTTAATTGGAAAAACACGTGGAAAAGTTATAATTTTATCAATTAAGATTCTTGATCAGCTTAGATTAAGTAATCCATTAATTGACCAACTGTTATTAAGTAAAACGAATTGGCATTTTAACTTTGCAATTTCATTACGTTGCGTGTATTCTGCTACCAATGCCAGCGAAAGAGCAAAAAGAATTATTTATTTATTTAATCGAGAATTTGGAGTCAAGCAACCGGATGGTTCGTTTTATTTTCCGAAATGGATTAAGCATTATGAAATTGCTAATTCAGCTGCAACTACCCGAGAAAAAGTTAGTCAAACAATCAGTCAATTGCGGCAACAAGGATTAGTTGAAAATCGAGGGCATTTGTTGATTTTAAAACCAGCCTTTTTAGAACAGTTAAAAGCGGTTGTAAATTTAGAACCACAACGAATTGCCTAAATGAAATTTTAAAGATAGGTTTTAATCAAAAGCAGTGGTTCGAAAGCTGCTGCTTTTTTTGTTATAATTAGGAAAAAATACGAGGGATAAAAATGAAAAAAGAAATTCGACAAGCAACAATTGAACAGTTGATTTCTCAGACAGAAATCTCCAACCAAGAAGAATTAATGCAGGCTTTACTGAAAAAGGGAATTAAAGCAACCCAAGCAACGATTTCACGTGATATTCGTGAGTTGCGGATTGTGAAAGAACAAGGAATTAGTGGTAAACTGCATTATGTGATTTTTAAAGACGATCCAGTCTCAGAAAAAGAACAGCTTTATATGAATATAACTGAAATGGTAATTGAAGCAACTCAAGTCCAGTTCTTAAATGTTGTTAAAACTTTGCCACATAGTGCGAATGTTTTAACGGCAATCATTGATGATTTGGAATTACCAGAAGTAGTCGGAACAATGGCAGGTTATGATACAATCATTATTATTAGTCAAAATGAGCAGGCTGCGTCAGTGTTGAATCAAATGTTTTTAAAACATATGCAACAATCTGAGTGATAATTTTATACCTGCTGCTTTTAAGTGAGGATTGATATAAGAGAAATGAAAGAGGATTCAATAGCAAAGAAAAGTTGGCAAGCAGTAAAACATTGGTTGCATCCAATATGGTTGTGGTTGCGTAAGCAATGGAAAAGATT harbors:
- a CDS encoding LysR family transcriptional regulator, with the translated sequence MSTFAYEVFSEVAKQKTFFAAANQLNVTPSAISHSISNLEKDLGFSLFIRNRTGVKLTPDGEKILPVIQDILNAEAKLAEESARINGLNQGRIRIGAFSSVCINWLPDIIREFKKSYPEIELSVSQGNFNAVAEQVRLGTLDIGFSALPIKEKLEVIPLHRDPIYCVAPEKFKPAESRIVTADDIRGKNFILQQIDYDRDTKKALDTYDVSLNSIDYSIDDASIIAMVESGLGLGILPELALQKLSGNVTFYPFKEHFYRTICLVTHTEAKQTPSTKAFIKAIQDYLQSRYGQEW
- a CDS encoding MATE family efflux transporter — encoded protein: MKELTKGSPIRLILMFTFPLLIGNLFQQFYSISDTLIVGQTLGVKALAAVGSTGSIQFLIIGFAQGLTAGLSILTAQYFGAHDYKKVKQSFAVNIIICLVMTIILTALSLFFVEDILELMKTPAAIEANARTFISIIFAGIFASMAFNLLSNIIRALGDSRTPLYFLIIAALLNIVLELVFILVFKLGVAGAGYATVIAQIFSVVLCIWYIIRRIPLLQVTKRDFQAISWVEIGHHLYIGLPMAFQTSIIAIGSIMIQSALNSLGTTAVAATTAASKIDQLAIQPMMSFGIGMATFTAQNYGARLYDRILQGVKQCLAVSILFSLAAGFSVIFFGKAMVSLFVGNSATEVLQLAQVYFNVNGSFYFVLATLFVLRYTLQGLGQSIVPTLAGIAELTMRSLAALLLATSWGYIGTCFANPLAWFGSCSVLLFSYFKAIKMLRSQSRQLQAKEDSKKIPCLEE
- the argS gene encoding arginine--tRNA ligase, whose protein sequence is MDFKEQVVASLKQVLPTELTTEKITALLEVPKNDKMGDLAFPTFILAKSLHQSPVKIAADLAEKIDQTNFEKVQAVGPYVNFFLNKQKLGTEILRAVLQQQAEYGDQDFGHGGNVPIDMSSPNIAKPMSMGHLRSTVIGNSLAYLLTKVNYHPIKINHLGDWGTQFGKLITAYKKWGSEAEVKADPINKLLAYYVRFHQEDVDHPELDDEARAWFKRLEDGDPEAMELWKWFREVSLQTFMKVYQRLHVEFDSYNGEAFYNDKMAEIVEILEKKNLLQESQGAQIVDLSKYNLNPALIKKTDGATLYITRDLAAALYRKRTYQFVQSLYVVGNEQTNHFKQLKAVLKEMGEDWSDQVHHIPFGLITQGGHKLSTRAGRVILLEKVLDDAVELAQKQIEQKNPALKNKAQVAEQVGVGAVIFHDLKNERLNNFDFDLAEVVRFEGETGPYVQYSHARAQSILRKAKNLGVEPAIGEDISIAPDEDTWNVLKQLNDFPVAIKRAVQEYEPSVIAKYALHLAKSFNQYYAHTRVLAEDNQLASRLALVKSVAIVLQEALRLLGVAAPNEM
- a CDS encoding Crp/Fnr family transcriptional regulator gives rise to the protein MKKVDRKKMIIEQMEIFKLLDNHSQRLLSQAAHVREFKKGECINNGIDLAKSVIIVLEGKLSCDRFHANGEAYSLFFLKEEEHYPFIDRNLSEFLDSHLIGKTRGKVIILSIKILDQLRLSNPLIDQLLLSKTNWHFNFAISLRCVYSATNASERAKRIIYLFNREFGVKQPDGSFYFPKWIKHYEIANSAATTREKVSQTISQLRQQGLVENRGHLLILKPAFLEQLKAVVNLEPQRIA
- a CDS encoding arginine repressor yields the protein MKKEIRQATIEQLISQTEISNQEELMQALLKKGIKATQATISRDIRELRIVKEQGISGKLHYVIFKDDPVSEKEQLYMNITEMVIEATQVQFLNVVKTLPHSANVLTAIIDDLELPEVVGTMAGYDTIIIISQNEQAASVLNQMFLKHMQQSE